One part of the Lotus japonicus ecotype B-129 chromosome 2, LjGifu_v1.2 genome encodes these proteins:
- the LOC130737883 gene encoding uncharacterized protein LOC130737883: MSMLDSFFSKGFKAAKCKTLLKLTIPRIKLLRNRREIQLKNMRRDIAKLLETGQEATARIRVEHIIREENMMAAQEIIELFCELVAVRLPIIESQRECPLDLKEAISSICFAAPRCADLPELLQVQLQFATKYGKEFVSAATELRPDCGVNRQLIELLSIRAPSPEKKLNLLKEIAVEHDLDWDPAASETEFSKKHEDLLNGPTQFFSRSKLPLPDEKHNEELYSSHDTPNEEQHVSDSDSDTFEFPEVPKASVQPSANFVRAQESVIQMHPIEVDNHYSSDHSGDFEDVKQDQVEERSRVQKDEPHASFGKTESKQFVPFISPPSVSSGFISPPSASSGSHTVRHSDSAPSSSRGKSEANVDLQDVLAAAHAAAESAERAAAAARSAASLAQVRINELTKKKSSEDIPDSSSENPFYAGGDNESRTERGHSTEQNTAGMSDVFVREDHELHQDHYASPGSHSSSFPSFDTLKEDFNTSLPGDHVLGDDSSNHQPKRLPSMDDDPYFSYPNLFSSQNSNVGSQDHADNSRSTHDL, encoded by the exons ATGTCGATGCTCGATTCCTTCTTCAGCAAGGGTTTTAAAGCTGCCAAGTG CAAAACTCTGCTGAAACTGACAATCCCGCGGATAAAGTTACTAAGAAACAGAAGAGAGATTCAGTTGAAGAATATGCGACGCGATATTGCCAAGCTACTTGAGACTGGCCAAGAAGCGACAGCTCGTATTAGG GTAGAACATATTATTAGAGAAGAGAACATGATGGCTGCTCAAGAGATCATTGAACTCTTCTGTGAACTTGTTGCTGTTCGTCTTCCAATAATTGAGTCTCAAAG GGAATGTCCCCTAGACTTGAAGGAAGCCATATCTAGTATATGTTTTGCAGCACCAAGGTGTGCTGATCTGCCAGAGTTGTTGCAGGTTCAGTTGCAATTTGCTACCAAATATGGGAAGGAATTTGTATCTGCTGCTACTGAGCTCAGGCCGGACTGTGGTGTTAATCGCCAG TTAATAGAGCTTCTGTCAATCCGTGCTCCCTCACCAGAAAAGAAACTTAACCTTTTAAAAGAAATTGCTGTTGAGCACGACTTAGATTGGGATCCAGCTGCTTCAGAAACTGAGTTCTCTAAAAAACATGAAGACTTATTG AATGGCCCCACCCAATTTTTTAGCAGGTCAAAATTGCCGCTTCCTGATGAAAAACACAATGAAGAGTTGTATTCTTCTCATGATACACCCAATGAAGAACAACAtgtttctgattctgattctgacacaTTTGAATTTCCTGAAGTTCCTAAGGCCTCAGTCCAGCCGAGTGCAAATTTTGTCAGAGCTCAAGAATCAGTTATACAGATGCATCCCATTGAAGTTGATAATCATTATTCATCAGACCATTCTGGAGATTTTGAAGATGTAAAGCAGGATCAAGTTGAAGAAAGATCAAGGGTTCAGAAAGATGAACCCCATGCTTCATTTGGTAAAACGGAGAGTAAACAGTTTGTGCCTTTCATCTCCCCTCCATCAGTATCATCTGGATTCATCTCCCCTCCATCAGCATCATCTGGATCACATACCGTGAGACATAGTGACTCAGCCCCCTCCTCGTCAAGAGGAAAATCTGAAGCCAATGTGGACTTGCAGGATGTGTTAGCTGCTGCCCATGCTGCTGCTGAATCTGCTGAACGCGCAGCAGCTGCAGCTCGCTCAGCGGCTAGCCTTGCTCAAGTCCGCATTAACGAGCTTACCAAGAAGAAAAGTAGTGAAGATATACCAGATAGCAGCTCTGAGAACCCATTTTATGCTGGTGGTGATAATGAATCTAGAACAGAAAGGGGACACTCCACTGAGCAAAATACTGCGGGTATGTCTGATGTCTTTGTCCGAGAGGATCACGAACTTCACCAGGACCATTATGCTTCCCCAGGTTCTCATTCATCAAGTTTTCCTTCATTTGACACCCTGAAGGAAGATTTCAACACTTCTTTACCTGGTGATCATGTATTGGGTGACGATTCCTCTAATCACCAGCCTAAGAGATTACCCTCAATGGATGATGACCCATATTTCTCATACCCCAACTTATTTTCCTCCCAAAACTCAAATGTTGGATCTCAGGATCATGCAGATAATAGCCGTTCCACTCATGATCTATGA